Below is a window of Undibacterium sp. YM2 DNA.
GCGATTTCACCTTGCGTTCAGAGAGAGTCTTCATGCGGTACATGAAGGCATCCCAGGAAGCGACAGAAATACCTAACTGACGTTTGACGGCTTGCGCATCAAAGTTGGTGTTGTGCGGCACTTTGACAGACCCGCTGGAATTATTCAGAGCTACCGCCAGGGTGTTATTACACACGACGCGGATACTGGTGAACTGTGCAGTGGTCGCCAGACTGCCATCGCAGGCAGTCGCCAGCAGCAGATAGGCTTTCACAACATCGTTACCCTTGATGGTGGCTGACTGATTGGTCTTAGCCAGCGCCCAGACCTTGCGGCCTTCTTTTAGGACGCCAGCTGTTTCCAGCTCAAACCCGGATACTTCCGTCAGGTCACGGTAAAACTCCAGGATTTCGCGGGGCTGCACGACCTGGTAACGGTTGGATACGACTGACAATGCTGCCTTGGTATCAGAGCGGTACAGTACCTTTTGTTCAGGGAAAGTCATGATAGCGCCGAGATTGCCAGCACTTTCGCTCATGTATCGTACTGGCGATTCTTTGATGTCGAAAGCCATTCCGGCTTGTTTGGCCCAGACTTCGATGGGTTGTTTGGCAGTGAGTTTGTTACCCAGGCCGTGCCAGGGCACTTCGTTAACGTAAGCCATGGTTTCGATGAGGTGTGCCATAAATATTTTTCCTTGTTTAAAGATGCAAGTAGTCATGTCGCTGAGACAGAAATACAAAAATCAACGCAGCTTGTAATGACGATGCGGGTGGGGGAGAGGTAATACAGAAAGGGTGAAACGAAGTGTGAAACAGAAATGAATAACGCTAGCAAGAGATCAATAGACCTCCTGAGAATAGGTATGACCGCATTCCTGACACTCATAATTGTCCAGGATGCGGTCATCAAGGACCGCACCCAGTCTGACGCCCACAGAGCAACCGGTAGCACCACCAACCAGGCCTCCGATAATGGCACCGGCAATACTGCCGATGACTATTCCAACCGGACCTGCCGCAGCACCAGTAACTGCACCGACCTCGGCTCCGCCGAAGAAGCTGACAGCACCTGCAGTCACACCAGCTACCGTACCAATGGCACCACCAGCTTTTTTAGCATAGTTGCGTATCTGGACTTGGTGCGAGCCGCACCAGGGACAACTGAGCCCCTGTTCTACTGGCATGGGATCAAAATCCTCTTCCATCAGGAACGCCTCGCTATCAGCGGCAGGTGCGGATTCATCGGTACCGGAATACAAGTTCTGCCGATGAGCATCAGTACCCAATGAAGAGGAAAGGGTAGAACGGCAGACTGGCTTGCCCAGCAGATGACGCAGTTTCCAGACTCTTGCCATGGAAATCAGGAACAGGATGAACGAAGAAAACATTGCAGCCTCCATGTCAACTTCTGCTTCTCCACCAAAGGCAAAGAAGAGATAAGCAATGAATGAAATTAGAAAAAAAGCGGATGGCTGTAAGTAGCTGCGCGAGCCTGGCATTGCAGTAGTCCTACCAAGCAGTGGCCTGGCTCTTAGAGAGAGCTCGAGTTCTGCTAGTTTCCTCGCCATGAAGAGTGGGGTGAACAAAATAATCGATATAAGAATGAGGATGAAATTAAACAGGGTAAAGAAGAGATTGGCTGTCATAAGGATTTCCTTTATGTCGTATGGGTTTCTGAGATAAGGGCATAGAAGCATCAGGCAACAATGATTGCCGGATGCCAGGGGAGTGATATGTGGCTGAAATTATTTTGAATCTGGACTTAATCAGACAAATATCGTCAGATTCAAGTTGAGAGTCTTGATATCGGACGTGTTAATAACTTACAGGAAGTGCCATTTAAAGACTTGAGAGGGAAGGGTACGATCAGGAGGGAAAACTATGCTCAGGTAGGAAATATGAGCGAATTTCTGGAAGTGTGAAACAAACTCAGGGTTTGCCCAACATCATTCTTAGCATCCATACTCTGGACAGGGATATCAGGAATAGGACAAGCAGTGTAAATGCAGCAAAGTACATGTCAACATTTTCGCGGACGGCAATGAACATATACGCGACTAGAGAAATACAAAAATACAGGCATACGCGGATATAACTGCGATTGCTCTTGCGGGCGACAGCTCTTGCCAACGCTGGTCGGGATTTAATTGCTTCGTGCAATGCCTCGGCGCTCGATGCTTTAAGGAGCGGGCGGTAGAGGATAACAGTAGCCAGGGTGAGTACGGCATTGAAGATAGTGAAGAAAATGTTGTGATCCATGAGGATTTCCTTTATTGAATATTCTGATGAGGGAGGGGACTGGGTATCAGGGAGAAACAACTTCTGATTCCAATTTGGTGATATGTGACTGAGAATTTTTAGAAGACAGCTTGGAGATACTTGAAATCTGCTACTAAATTATTGGGGCGGCGTTATAATTTAGTACACACTCGCGATAGCTTCTTGACATCGCAGTGAGGGCAGTAATTGACGGATTTCTGTTGAACTGATTCGAGGTTATTAAAAGCGATATGGCTAACAACGATACAAAACAGAATAAGAGCTCAAATGAAATGAGCAATCGGGTTTCCAATTACTGGAAATACTTCCTGCTCATTCTCAGTGGGATAGCTTTAGTTGCCGGAATCGGCTATCTGTTATGTGGATTCACAGCAAATGGCACAGCCCTGGCCGTGTTAGGCATGGCGATATCAGTATTGGCTATTCCAGAGCGATTCGATTCATTCAAGGCTTTAGGATTTGAAGCAAAATTGAGAGAGGTCAAAAATGATCTCCATGATCAATTAAAGGCAGAATTCCTTGAGTCATCCCGAATTCATGCAAATTTCTTGTTTCAGCAACTGTCTTTACTTGGACGGCGAGAAACGGAGCCAAGAGTGCAGAGCCTGGAGAAAGCCAAGAGAATCTTCAATCATTTGTCAGATATTGGAATGTCTGCGGAAGAACTGGAAGAAGTCAGCAAGCCCTGGCATCGGTCGGTTTTTATTGATCTTATTTCCCCTGCGGATAAAGCCATTCATGCATGTTTAAGTCTGTTGACGCAGCACCTTGTTGAATTACAGAGATCTGGTGCAGACAATAGTGAGGCAATCAAGTTAACTGAACAAGCGATAGCCATTCGTGGAAAGATGCTAAGCATGTTTAATGTCGAACCAGAAGATTGGTTGAAATCTATGCAGGAAGTCCTGCTAGCAATTCGCGGCGCAAATTTAGGAGAGGCGCAGAGTCATTTTAATGATTCTTTCGGGGAGGCCGAATCATCCCTCGGCTATGCGCAAGATTACTGGAAGACGAAGGCTCTGAAAAATGAAGCATATTGGAAGGCGTTGGTCACTCCTGATAACGAAATTTGGCAGCAGTTTTCAAACTCTGTTTAATCCCCATGAATATACTCGCAGTAGAAGACCCGGCTATACCGGAAGTATTGGATTTGTCGTCAGGGCTGCATGTGTCAGCTCATCAAGTCATCGGCACTGACTATGAGAAACTCATCCAGCTTCGTATGAAGATAAAAGAAGGGCTAAAGATTGGGATACCTCTCTATGCTTGCTCAGTCTGTGGAATCGCCGTGAGCTTGCTCATGCACAAAGTGAGTCGCCATTTTTTCTTTAGGCATGTGAAGGAAGATGGCCGGTGTCCGCAAATTTCTCGTGGTGAGTTATCGAGAGAAGAAATCAATGCGCGCAAATACAATGGTGCAAAGGAAAGCGCACTGCATCGTAGAATGAAGTCCTTAGTAGCGCAATCTCTGGCGGCAGACAAAGAATTTTCTGACATCAAGGTAGAAGAGAGGTGGAAGGGAAGCCTCTCCGGCGAGTGGCGCCAGCCTGATATTTGTGCGACATATCGAGGGGTAAAGATTGTATTTGAAATTCAACTTTCGACGACTTACCTGGATGTCATTGTAGAGCGGAGGCTCTTTTACCAGAGAGAAGGGGCATTACTTATATGGATTTTTGCAGAATTTGATGATGAGAATCGCCGTTTGCTTCAAGATGACGTGTTTTACAATAACAATCAGAACGTATTCATCGTGAATGAAGAAAGTGCTGCATTTTCCATTAGTGCCGGCTTATTTCGCCTTTCATGCGTCTGGTCTGAGCCGTTACCGAATGGCGGAAGCTCATTGCTTAGAAGGAAGATGGTTTTGTTCAATGAACTTACACTTAGCAGGCAGACTCAGCGCGCTTTCTTTTTCGATTATGCCGGTGCGTGCGAGAGAATAGCCAAAGAAAAAACTACAGTCGCTGATAGCCTGCGTGAGCGCTTTGAGCAGGCATGGATGGCTTCTCTCGACAATACCGAAGTAATGCCAAGATTGTGGGGGAGTTTTCGTAAGGAATTCCGTGCCCAGGGTGTTCAGCTTCCTGTATATCACAATCAGTTGCACGCTATTTTGATCAATGCTATTTATTCTGCCAAGTACGGACGCGTAGTTGGATGGAAATATACTCGCTTTATTGAGGTTGCACACCTAATTGCAGGTGGATACAAATCCTATTTGTGGATTTTCCGTGAAGCACTGAAAGTCTACGACCGCGGTCAGCAATTGATGGATGAAGACAAATCTGGCCGTTGGGCTGTACGTGTGGAAATTTATAAGGCAGCTATTAAGAAAAACGATCCGGACTATATCTCAGACGATAAGTTTTTTCCTGTTTTGGAGGTCCTTTTTCCGGAGCTATTTTAGTTGTAAAAAAACCATATCCAATCTGATACTTGGCGTCCAATCTGATAGCGTCCACTTTGACAGATTCTTGTCATGAAGCAGACGTTCTTCAGTTCAATATGAAACATATCAGTTAAAAGCTAAGCGTCGCATATTAGAATTATTTGTACAAGTTGTGATTCGATATGACGGGACGTGTCAGAACGTGAATGTCGTAGTTTGCCCAAAGCGGACCTAGGTGATGTGAAGATTTCGCTTGACTGTTTGTGTGGTGTTTGCCGTAGTATTCGTATCCCGAACCACCAAATAGGGAGACCGCAATGTCGACAATCGATCAGGGCCCGAAAACGAGCGAAAAGGAATTTATCAGTGAGGTACAACGCTTCTTGTCTGCTAACGGCTACATTCAGCAGGACGAATGCCATTTTGATGGTGATAATGACGAGCGAGCGGACGTTGAGTTAGTGCTAGTTACATCGCGCTGGCCGGCAGAGATGCCGGGCGCTTTATTGTTAGAGGCAAAATCCCACCATTCGAAGGACTCGCCGAACACAATTAACAAAGCATTCGGCCAACTTCTGAAAGAGACCAACAAGAGCCTGGTCACTCGCGCTCAGCGCGAGCATTGCCTAGGTCTGCTAATTCCCATCGATGGAGCGACTTGGACCGACCCCAAAGGTGAGAGCATCAATCGTGGCTCGGGTATCGATTACTACCGTACTGGCTTTCAGCGCATCGACGCAGACGTCTTTGCAGGGTTCGGGCGCTTAGTCAACGCTCGCTACGTTCTTGCTTTCTCCGTGCTCAATCAATATTTGGAGGTGTTCAACTGGGATGCATTCCATGTTGGCAACCAACCGCTGGCGCGCTTAACGGCGCAGTAGTATTTCCCCGTTACGGTTCGCGTGGTTCAGTCCACTAATTTCCACGTTCTTTATCGGAAGATTGTTGATTTGCACTGAAAATTGCCCCACTTTTTTGCTGGATAAATTGCATCAAAAATTGACCCACGTTTAGCACACAATCCTACTTATCTTGATGAGTGGGGAGTAGGAGTGATTGACGTGGCATTACTAGGTATTATTCGACGCTGGCACATTCGTGACCAGATTCCATTACAGAAGATCGCCAGACGACTGGGCATCTCTCGCAACACTGTCCGGCGTTATCTGCGCTCTGAAGTCACAGAGCCTGCCTATGCGGAGCGACAAACGACTAGTGCGATTGACAAATACGCATTGCAGCTCTCAAGCTGGCTTAAAACCGAAGTAGGTAAAAATCGGAAGCAACGACGCAGCTTAAAACAGCTTCATCTTGATCTGAAAGAACTGAGAATTGAAGGGTCGTATGACCGGGTGGCGGCCTTCGCCAGGTAGTTGAAGGTGGATCAAACTGATAGGGACAATTCAGCTAGCAAACGAACACAGATTTTGCATTTAGTAAATGTTGTGCTGCCAGTCAGGGTAACTGTGAACCAGACCAAATTCTTGACCATCTTAGTGCGCCGCTAGGGACGATTCGGGCACCTTGCCGGTGTGGCAATTTCGCCGAATATACAACGCAATCCTTGACGTTTGATCCCAAATCGGTAACACTGTATTTGTTCCCGTAATGGGATTCGAAATTCGAACCATTTTTGGGAGCGCGGTTTTCATGAGGGTTGTTGGACTTGGTGTGCTTTCTGCCTTTTGTGACAAGCATGCAGACTGTCGAAAGTGGATATCGAACTGGATTGCCGATGCTCAGGCCAGTCAGTGGACGACTAGCCACGATATCAAAGAAAGATATCCGTCCGCCAGCTTTTTGGCGACAAACATTGTCATTTTTAATGTGCGCGGCAACGAGTACCGTATGGAAATCCAAGTGGCTTACAACGCGGGCGTGGTCTCCATAAAGTGGGTGGGCACGCATGACCAGTACACGAAGCGGATGCGTTGATATGGAATATAGAATTCTCAAAAGCGAAACTGAACACCAAACTGCATTGCAAGAAGTAGAGAGTCTTGTTGCCCTTGACCCAGAGACAGGATCGCTGGATGGTGATCGCCTCGCTTT
It encodes the following:
- a CDS encoding DUF932 domain-containing protein, which encodes MAHLIETMAYVNEVPWHGLGNKLTAKQPIEVWAKQAGMAFDIKESPVRYMSESAGNLGAIMTFPEQKVLYRSDTKAALSVVSNRYQVVQPREILEFYRDLTEVSGFELETAGVLKEGRKVWALAKTNQSATIKGNDVVKAYLLLATACDGSLATTAQFTSIRVVCNNTLAVALNNSSGSVKVPHNTNFDAQAVKRQLGISVASWDAFMYRMKTLSERKVKSHEAMNYFLRVFTDPSNTASGLTNERAMKKVQELYDGQGKGAELSSSKGTAFGLLNSVTEYVDHQKRARTTDHRLESAWFGQGASLKQKALDQALLMVA
- a CDS encoding DUF6035 family protein, whose protein sequence is MNILAVEDPAIPEVLDLSSGLHVSAHQVIGTDYEKLIQLRMKIKEGLKIGIPLYACSVCGIAVSLLMHKVSRHFFFRHVKEDGRCPQISRGELSREEINARKYNGAKESALHRRMKSLVAQSLAADKEFSDIKVEERWKGSLSGEWRQPDICATYRGVKIVFEIQLSTTYLDVIVERRLFYQREGALLIWIFAEFDDENRRLLQDDVFYNNNQNVFIVNEESAAFSISAGLFRLSCVWSEPLPNGGSSLLRRKMVLFNELTLSRQTQRAFFFDYAGACERIAKEKTTVADSLRERFEQAWMASLDNTEVMPRLWGSFRKEFRAQGVQLPVYHNQLHAILINAIYSAKYGRVVGWKYTRFIEVAHLIAGGYKSYLWIFREALKVYDRGQQLMDEDKSGRWAVRVEIYKAAIKKNDPDYISDDKFFPVLEVLFPELF
- a CDS encoding DUF3237 domain-containing protein; translated protein: MSTIDQGPKTSEKEFISEVQRFLSANGYIQQDECHFDGDNDERADVELVLVTSRWPAEMPGALLLEAKSHHSKDSPNTINKAFGQLLKETNKSLVTRAQREHCLGLLIPIDGATWTDPKGESINRGSGIDYYRTGFQRIDADVFAGFGRLVNARYVLAFSVLNQYLEVFNWDAFHVGNQPLARLTAQ
- a CDS encoding type II toxin-antitoxin system HigB family toxin, producing MGFEIRTIFGSAVFMRVVGLGVLSAFCDKHADCRKWISNWIADAQASQWTTSHDIKERYPSASFLATNIVIFNVRGNEYRMEIQVAYNAGVVSIKWVGTHDQYTKRMR